TAGAAGGCGTACCTTTTCGTGAAATAGAGCGCATTTTGGGAGTATCGCATGTATCGGTGATGAATTGGGTAAAAAAATATAAAATACAAGCTCCCGAACTGATAGATTATCGCCCCACCTATAAAGTAATGACGCGCGAAGACCTCTCCACAGCATTAGCGCAACCCGATTATTTAAAAAACTCAAGTATGATTGTAAATGAATTAGGCGATAAGTTAATGGTGATTAAATGGGATAGAAAATAAAAGAGATGTATATATAATTACCACTTGTGTATTGGAGATGACGATTGTATCAAAAAGAGTTTTCATATTCGTAGCAACTAAATTTTTAGAATATGAGAAAATCGCTATTCATCTCGCTCTTGGCTTGGGTTATCACCTGCTCTACTGCCTACGCACAAGAAAAAAAAGTAGAGGATAAAGTACCTTCTACTTACAAACCACTGAAAATCAACTTAAACGAAGATGGTACAGAGTACATTCGTTTTATTACATGGCTGCAAATGTGGACAACCGCCACGAGCCTCAATCCGGGGACGGTGGGTTTAGACGGCAAAGCGCAAAGTTCTTCGATGGACGTGGGCATACGCCGTTCGCGCCTATTGATTTTGGCACAACTCAATTCCAAATGGCTCATTCTCACACATTTTGGTATCAACAATCAGAGTTTCATCAATGGTGGTGTCAGTGGTACTGACGGCAAAAAGCCGCAATTGTATGTTCACGATGCCTGGACAGAATATACCGTAGTGCCCAAAAAATTGAATATTGGTGTGGGCTTGCACTACTGGAATGGTGTATCGCGTATGGCAAGTGCCTCTACATTAAATTTTATGACCTTAGACGCTCCTGTTTTCAATTGGTTCACCATTGAAACCAATGACCAGTTTGCACGCCAACTCGGTATTTATGCCAAAGGTCAATTGGGCAAATTAGATTATCGCTTGGCTCTCAACAAACCTTTTGCCAACGGCGCAAATCCTTATTTGGCAACCACCGCCAATACCGGTATCGCAAAAAATGCTATTTCGGACGATTTTGCACAGGCAGGCTACTTTAAATATATGTTTAAAGATGCCGAAAGCGATTTACTGCCTTTTGAGGTAGGTTCTTATTTGGGTGCAAAAAAAGTATTCAATGTGGGTGTGGGCTTTTATCATCACCCCAATTCGGTATATACCAAAAATGATGCAGTGCAGGACTCCGTTGTTACGTCGGCAACTACGGTATTGGGTGCTGATGTATATTATGATGCACCGGTGGGCAGCAAAGGAAGTTCAGTGAATGTATATGGTTTGTTTCAGAGTATGGACTATGGCGACAAATACTTGCGCAACATCGGTATTCTGAACACATCTACTACTTTGGGCACTGCCACACAACTTGGCAACGACTCTGCCAATGCCAGTGTTTTCGGTGCGGGCAATGTGCAGCCCACTTTGGGCACAGGCTCTTTGATGTATGTGCAATTAGGCTATAAATTTCCAAAAAAAAAAAGGTGCGGCTTTTATGCCTTATCTGACCTATACCTACAAAAATTTTGATGCCATCGGAACGGGTTCTTCACAATTCAGTTTGGGCAGCAATTATTTTATCAACGACCACAACTGCAAAATTACCGCCGAATACGCATTGCGTCCGGTGTATAAAGCAGATGCGGGCAGCAGCTCAGGTGTTACACAAAACGGCTACAAAGGTCAATTTACAATTCAAACGCATATTTTCTTATAGTAGAAAAGCAGCTATTTTTTCTTTTTAATTCCCTAAAAAATTTTGATTATGACAGAGCATAAAAAAAGTTCAATGTTCAGTATCATATCCGCTTCGTCGGTAGGTACAATGATTGAATGGTACGACTTCTATATTTTCGGAAGTTTAGCTACAATTATCTCCACTAAATTTTTTCCGAGCGGAAACCCAACAGCCGCTTTTCTTTCCACACTTGCCACCTTTGCGGCGGGTTTTGTGGTACGTCCTTTCGGGGCTTTGGTTTTTGGGCGTTTGGGTGATTTGATAGGCAGAAAATACACTTTTATGGTGACACTGCTGCTCATGGGCGGTGCTACCTTTTTGATAGGCTGTGTGCCAAGCTACGAAAGCATCGGTTTTGTTGCGCCTTTATTGGTGCTGCTGTTGCGTTTGTTGCAGGGTTTGGCATTGGGCGGCGAATACGGCGGTGCAGCCACTTATGTTGCCGAGCACTCGCCCGCCGAAAGTCGCGGCTATATGACTTCGTGGATACAAACAACAGCCACCATCGGCTTGTTGGTATCTTTGTTGGTCATTGCCTTTACCAAAAGTTCTATGAGCGAAGAAAGTTTTAGCGATTGGGGTTGGCGTGTGCCTTTTTGGGTTTCTATATTCATGGTGGGAGTATCGTATTTAATTCGCAGAAACATGAGCGAATCGCCCTTATTTGCCAAAGTAAAAGCCGAAGGAAAAACCTCCGTCAATCCTTTAAAAGAAAGCTTTGGACACAAACTCAACATGAAATATGTGCTGTTGGCTTTGCTGGGTGTGGTAATGGGGCAAGGGGTAGTTTGGTACACCGGACAATTTTATGCAATGAGTTTTATTGAAAAAACAATGAACGTAAATGCCGACAATGTGCGCCAGATTATGTTGTGGGCTTTGTGTTTAGCTACGCCGTTTTTTTTGGTTTTCGGTTGGTTGTCGGACAAAATCGGCAGAAAATGGATTATGATGCTGGGTATGTTGTTGGCAGTATTATCATATCGCACTATTTATTCCAACATGTACAACACCACCGATTTAAAAAACAAAAGTGAAATAGCCGAAAAAACGGTTTCGCTGGCAGAATTAAAAGACAATACAAAAAACAAAACAGGCGGCAAAGATTCGGTATTTACTATAACAAAGGCATTTACGGACGGCACCACCTACAAAGAAGTAAAAATTGTGACTTTGGACAATGGCAAAGCCGCATTGAAAGACGGCAAACCGATGACCGAAGTGAAAAAAACCATCAATATCAACGACTCAGACAAATGGAGTTTGATTTGGTGGGTATTCATACAAGTAATTTTTGTAACGATGGTATATGGTCCTGTGGCAGCCTTTTTGGTGGAGCTATTTCCGGTTAAAATCCGCTACACCTCCATGTCTTTACCGTATCACATTGGCAATGGTATTTTTGGCGGTTTGCTGCCGGCAATTGCGACTTTTTTGGTAACAAATGCCAAAAATAACAACGACCCCCAATTTTATTTAGAGGGGCTGTGGTATCCGATATTGGTGGCAAGTATATGTTTTGTTATAGGCTCTATTTATGTAACGGGCAGAGATACCGATGTCAACGACTAAAAACCACATACTTTCCATTACATTATTCTTTATTTTATCAAAAAAACCATCATTTTGTTATGAACGCCATAAAAAGAATTTTAGGAGTAGTTTGGATACTCATTGGTATATGGGCGGTATATTATTTGCTCGTAAATCAAGCCATTGATATGTGGAAAACAGGTGGTGAAAAACTCGTGCCTGCTATTATTTACACTTTTGTATTGTGTCCTATTATTGCGGGGTCTTTGTTCACGTTCGGCTACTATTGCTTCACCGGAGAATACGATGAGTGATGATGCAATTGACGTTCCATTTCATTAAAGTATAATTTGTGTTGTTAAAAGAATCCAACTTTGTATCCTTTTATTTAATTCCATAAAAGAAGAAGTATAAAAGGCTCTGCGAGGTTGGTTCTTTTTTTACAAAAAAATACATTTACAATTATTACCATATAATACATATCTTTATACACCTTAAAAAAATATTTTTTTCGGCACGATGGCTTATGAATAAAAAATTAGGTATCATAGCTTTATTATTGCTGTTGTTAAGTGTTTTTCCGATGAATTTATTGTTGCGTTATACGGCGGCATTAAATTCTATAAGCGATATTGCTGTGTGCTTTTTTTGTAGTCTGGTTGGTTTTTATCACAACAACTGCCCTACTGCTTTATCGCCATTCTTCTTCTACGTCCGACCCGAACATATGAATTTAGGAATTATATTTTTAATCTCTTTCTTATACTTGGTGCTGCTGTTTTTGATTGCCAATACAGTAGAAAATAATTATACGCGGTTTGAAAAATGGATTAATAATCCATATACATATACTTTGTCGTTGGCGGTATATTGTTCGGCGTGGACATTTTACGGCAGTGTGGGGGGGGCTTCGCAAAATGGCATTTTGTTTTTGTCTATATATTTGGGTCCTACTATTGCAGCTTTTTTATTTATTCCTTTTTACCAAAAAATCATCCGCCTCAAGCAACAAACCGGTTTTTCGAGTTTTGCCGATTTTATCGCTTTACATTTCGGGCGCAGCATTTGGTTGGGCGCACTGATTACGATGTTGTGCATCATCAGTGTAGTACCCTACATTGCTTTGCAACTCAAATCACTGACCGACATTATAGTATTAGTACAACACTATCAGCAGCCTACCACCACTGCTACGCACATCTCCAATAATTTTTATCAAAGCATCAGTATTTATATTGCTTTGGCTTTGAGTTTCTTTATTATGGTATATGGTTTTCGTACCATTGATGCCGGCGAAAAACGCAATGGTATGATAGGAGCTATTGCTTTTGAGTCTATTATAAAATTGCTGTCATTTCTATTGGTGGGTTTTTTTTCGGTGCGGCTGGCTGCCGATTTCGTACAACAACCTTTACAATCGCCCTATAATGCACATTTATTAAGTGCCGACACATTTTGGGATACACACACGCAAATAGATTGGTTAGCTAATATTTGCCTGTCATTTTTAGCATTTTTGTTTTTGCCGCGTCAGTTTCAAGTAGGAGTAGTGGAAAATAAAAACGAAAAACACCTCCGCAAAGCATCGTGGCTTTTCCCTTTGTATTTGCTGTTGATTAATTTATTTGTATTGCCCATTGCTTTATATGGCAATGCTTTGTTGCACAGCCAACAAATACACCCCGATAATTTTGTTATCGCACTGCCGCTTGCTCTGCACCAACCCGTACTTGCCTCTATTGCCTATCTGGGAGGTTTTTCGGCAGCTACGAGTATGATAATTGTAGAAACCATCGCGCTCAATATTATGCTCAGTAACAATATTATTTTGCCCTTACTAATATGGATTCGCCAAAAGTCAGGCATTTTGCAAAACAAAAATCTTGATTATATCATTCTCAACGTGCGCCGTTTCGGAGTATTGCTCATTATGACTGCCGCTTTCTACTACGAAACCATGCTCAATACCGGCAGCAGCCTTATCAATATCGGCTTAACATCTTTTGTAGCCATTGCACAATTTGCCCCTCTTTCATTAGCGGCTATTTACAGCAAACAAACATCAGCCCTTGCCGCCTATGGCAGTTTGGCGGTGGGTTTCGGCTCTTGGTTTTTCTTTCTTATCCTTCCTTATTTCGAAGCCACCCATTTATTGCACACCCACATCAGCACACAAGGTTTGTGGAGCTTACATTATTTGAGTTCTGCCAATTTTTTAGGTATCAGCGGCTATGCGCCCACCACTACTGCCTTTTTTTGGAGTTTGCTGTTCAATTCGCTCACTTTTATTATATTATCGGTATGCTTTGAGCCAAAAACTACTACCACTTTGCAACTCGATTTACTCCAAAAAGCCACTTTGGACGAAATGCAGCACAAAGGCAATATGAAGGAGTTGATGCAAATTATGGAGCATTTTTTAGGCAAAGACCGACTAAATGCAGTGGTGGCAAGCTATCAAAAAAGCCAAACGACAGCACTGCCCCAACAATTTGCATCTTCACATTTTATACAATATTGCCAGCGCATTTTAAGCAGCGTATTGGGGTATCCAGTGCGCGGCTTTTGTTTAAAAATTTTGATAAAAACGGCGGAGCAGATATACCCGAAGATGTGATTCAGGTGCTGACCGAAAAACAAAATATAAAATTGATGAATAAAGAGTTGGTGCGCAATCAGGAAGCACTCAAACGCGCCACTGTACAATTGCAGGAAGCCAACGAAAAGATGAAAAAAATAGATGCTGCCAAAGATGAATTTTTGCATACCATTACCCACGAGCTGCGCACACCGCTCACTTCCATTCGCGCATTGTCGGAAATAGTATTGGATAATCCGCACTTAGAAGCCGAAGAACGGCAACACTTTATCCAAGTGGTGGTAAAAGAAGCAGAACGCCTTTCGCATCTTATCAATCAGGTGTTGCGTTTGGAAAAAATAGAATCCGAAATGTACCGCCTCAATTACAGTGTTTTTGATTTTTCACAATTAATAAAAGAAGCAACAGAAGCATTGGAGGGCATCATTACGCAAAAGCAAGCGACATTGAACTACACCCCTTTGCCGACAGCTTGTAATATAGAGGCAGATAAAGATTTATTGATGCAGGTGCTTCAAAATTTATTGTCCAATGCCATCAAGCACAATCATCAGGCGCAGCCGCTGATAGCGGTGAGGCTACTTGATAAAGAGACCTATTGGGAATGTAGCATCAGCGACAACGGACCCGGGATTGACCCTCAAGTAGGCAATGCCATTTTTGACAAATATTTGCAAGTACGCAGCACTGTTAAAAAAAACAAACCCGAAGGCAGCGGTTTAGGTTTGGCAATTACAAAAAAAATCATAGAATTGCATCGGGGAAAAATAGATTATTACAATAATCCCGAAATTGGATTAACTTTCTTTTTCACCATACCCAAACAACAACAGCCCTCATCAACTTTATCCAACTTACAATAGCAGCCGATATGAGTTTCAAAGTATTAATAGCCGACGACGACCCTTATATTTTGATGTCGCTTGAATTTTTAATGAAAAAAAACAAATACGAAGTCCTCATTGCCCGCAATGGCAGCGAGGCTCACCAATTAGCCCTGCAACATCGCCCCGATTTGGCAGTGCTGGATATTATGATGCCCGAAATGGACGGCTATGAATTGTGCAAACAAATTAAAAACAATGCAGCAACCCATCATTGTCAGGTTATATTTCTGTCGGCAAAATCCAAGCAAGAAGATATAGAAAAAGGCTACCAAACGGGAGCGGCTTTATATATTCCCAAACCCTTTTCCACAAAATATTTAATACAGCAAATTGAAATTCTTTTAACCACCGCCAATACAAAAAAA
Above is a genomic segment from Sphingobacteriales bacterium containing:
- a CDS encoding porin, with protein sequence MRKSLFISLLAWVITCSTAYAQEKKVEDKVPSTYKPLKINLNEDGTEYIRFITWLQMWTTATSLNPGTVGLDGKAQSSSMDVGIRRSRLLILAQLNSKWLILTHFGINNQSFINGGVSGTDGKKPQLYVHDAWTEYTVVPKKLNIGVGLHYWNGVSRMASASTLNFMTLDAPVFNWFTIETNDQFARQLGIYAKGQLGKLDYRLALNKPFANGANPYLATTANTGIAKNAISDDFAQAGYFKYMFKDAESDLLPFEVGSYLGAKKVFNVGVGFYHHPNSVYTKNDAVQDSVVTSATTVLGADVYYDAPVGSKGSSVNVYGLFQSMDYGDKYLRNIGILNTSTTLGTATQLGNDSANASVFGAGNVQPTLGTGSLMYVQLGYKFPKKKRCGFYALSDLYLQKF
- a CDS encoding MFS transporter gives rise to the protein MTEHKKSSMFSIISASSVGTMIEWYDFYIFGSLATIISTKFFPSGNPTAAFLSTLATFAAGFVVRPFGALVFGRLGDLIGRKYTFMVTLLLMGGATFLIGCVPSYESIGFVAPLLVLLLRLLQGLALGGEYGGAATYVAEHSPAESRGYMTSWIQTTATIGLLVSLLVIAFTKSSMSEESFSDWGWRVPFWVSIFMVGVSYLIRRNMSESPLFAKVKAEGKTSVNPLKESFGHKLNMKYVLLALLGVVMGQGVVWYTGQFYAMSFIEKTMNVNADNVRQIMLWALCLATPFFLVFGWLSDKIGRKWIMMLGMLLAVLSYRTIYSNMYNTTDLKNKSEIAEKTVSLAELKDNTKNKTGGKDSVFTITKAFTDGTTYKEVKIVTLDNGKAALKDGKPMTEVKKTININDSDKWSLIWWVFIQVIFVTMVYGPVAAFLVELFPVKIRYTSMSLPYHIGNGIFGGLLPAIATFLVTNAKNNNDPQFYLEGLWYPILVASICFVIGSIYVTGRDTDVND
- a CDS encoding helix-turn-helix domain-containing protein codes for the protein MDKIGKSIDPYYVVKALQLYIEGVPFREIERILGVSHVSVMNWVKKYKIQAPELIDYRPTYKVMTREDLSTALAQPDYLKNSSMIVNELGDKLMVIKWDRK
- a CDS encoding HAMP domain-containing histidine kinase; the protein is MFKNFDKNGGADIPEDVIQVLTEKQNIKLMNKELVRNQEALKRATVQLQEANEKMKKIDAAKDEFLHTITHELRTPLTSIRALSEIVLDNPHLEAEERQHFIQVVVKEAERLSHLINQVLRLEKIESEMYRLNYSVFDFSQLIKEATEALEGIITQKQATLNYTPLPTACNIEADKDLLMQVLQNLLSNAIKHNHQAQPLIAVRLLDKETYWECSISDNGPGIDPQVGNAIFDKYLQVRSTVKKNKPEGSGLGLAITKKIIELHRGKIDYYNNPEIGLTFFFTIPKQQQPSSTLSNLQ